A window of the Butyricimonas virosa genome harbors these coding sequences:
- a CDS encoding LuxR C-terminal-related transcriptional regulator codes for MKSTNITREEMWAKQHLSIHDIDYAVWERDKSMLHKMARVSRNCTFVVDVYKNKYVYASPHFANLLGYDEDKIATLEKQGDYLESRFHPDDFDQLVDLQIKLGQFIYNLPVEQRNDYCNIYSFRVRNAKQQYVRVTNRLQVLEQGRAGKAWLILGNMSISPDQKDSRQVACTVLNLKSGELFSPTLLFSPTIHLTERETEILHLIQKGLLSKEIAHKLQISIHTVNIHRQNLLHKLEAQNSIEAINKGIGLGILK; via the coding sequence ATGAAGTCGACCAATATCACTCGAGAAGAAATGTGGGCTAAACAACACTTATCAATACATGATATTGATTACGCCGTGTGGGAACGGGATAAATCCATGCTTCATAAAATGGCTAGAGTTAGTCGGAATTGCACGTTTGTAGTTGATGTTTACAAAAATAAATACGTTTACGCCTCTCCACATTTTGCAAACTTACTAGGTTATGATGAGGACAAAATCGCCACCTTGGAGAAACAGGGAGATTACCTGGAATCCCGGTTTCACCCGGATGATTTTGATCAGTTGGTGGATTTACAGATCAAACTGGGACAATTCATTTATAACCTGCCCGTAGAACAACGCAATGATTATTGCAACATTTACAGCTTTCGAGTACGTAATGCCAAACAACAATACGTGAGAGTAACGAATAGACTGCAAGTTTTGGAACAAGGACGTGCAGGAAAAGCATGGCTTATACTAGGCAACATGAGTATTTCACCGGATCAAAAGGATTCGAGACAGGTTGCCTGTACCGTTCTCAACCTCAAAAGCGGTGAACTATTTTCTCCAACGTTATTATTCTCCCCGACAATCCATCTAACAGAACGGGAAACAGAAATATTGCACCTGATTCAAAAAGGATTACTAAGCAAGGAGATTGCCCATAAACTCCAAATCAGCATTCACACCGTGAATATCCATCGACAAAATTTACTCCATAAACTGGAAGCTCAAAATTCCATTGAAGCAATCAACAAAGGAATAGGACTAGGGATACTAAAATAA
- a CDS encoding FecR family protein, producing MDKNFDIADCIVAFIKGIATPEQMVRLDVWLEESDENRRLLASLLDESVYEQRREEWGQLELNESFENVRKERNRRVRLRNMRRIAVAASVLLLVTVGGTWLGKGDRDTVGHFQPTTETGGRGRALLTLSTGERVVLSQQDTLLQSEEISIRVNRAGEAVYETKDSVVPSSTTYNIMEVPQGAEFHLTLGDGTKVWLNSGTRLRYPVKFTGDVRFVELSGEAYFDVKRDEALPFVVKTSRSEVMVLGTEFCVKDYVNQVNQTTLVSGSVSVKDFRGQSYVIVPGQQVCIDQDSSRVLEVETLYFTSWKDGYFMFDQATLERIMDELARWYNFDYFFANAEARNMMLTARIKKYDNIDTVLDILSRTGDIRFSRKGNTITIVSR from the coding sequence ATGGATAAGAATTTCGATATAGCAGATTGTATTGTTGCTTTTATCAAGGGGATAGCAACTCCGGAGCAAATGGTTCGTTTGGATGTGTGGTTAGAGGAGAGTGATGAGAATAGACGATTGTTGGCCTCTTTATTGGATGAATCGGTTTATGAACAACGGCGTGAAGAATGGGGACAATTAGAGTTAAATGAATCCTTTGAAAACGTGCGAAAGGAGAGAAATAGAAGGGTGAGATTGCGGAATATGAGAAGGATAGCTGTCGCGGCTTCCGTGTTATTGCTTGTGACGGTGGGGGGTACCTGGTTAGGAAAAGGGGATCGGGATACCGTCGGGCATTTCCAGCCAACGACGGAAACGGGAGGAAGAGGACGGGCTTTACTTACTTTGTCCACGGGTGAGCGCGTGGTGTTGAGTCAGCAAGATACGTTATTACAATCAGAAGAAATTTCTATTCGGGTTAACAGGGCGGGAGAAGCCGTGTATGAAACAAAAGATTCTGTTGTTCCTTCAAGCACAACGTATAATATTATGGAAGTTCCTCAGGGGGCAGAGTTTCATTTAACACTTGGTGATGGAACTAAAGTTTGGTTGAATTCCGGAACGAGATTGCGTTATCCGGTGAAATTTACAGGTGATGTTCGGTTCGTGGAATTAAGCGGAGAGGCTTATTTTGATGTAAAACGAGATGAGGCGTTGCCTTTTGTGGTGAAAACTTCTCGTTCGGAAGTGATGGTGTTGGGTACGGAGTTTTGCGTGAAAGATTACGTGAATCAAGTGAATCAAACCACGTTGGTAAGCGGGAGTGTTTCCGTGAAGGATTTTAGGGGACAGTCTTATGTGATTGTTCCGGGGCAACAAGTCTGTATCGACCAGGATTCTTCCCGCGTGTTGGAAGTCGAAACTCTTTATTTCACTTCTTGGAAGGATGGATATTTCATGTTTGATCAGGCCACGTTAGAACGTATTATGGATGAATTGGCTCGATGGTATAATTTTGATTACTTTTTTGCTAACGCGGAGGCTAGGAATATGATGTTGACGGCAAGAATTAAAAAGTATGATAATATAGATACTGTTTTGGATATTTTGTCTCGGACGGGAGATATTCGTTTTTCCCGGAAAGGGAATACAATAACAATCGTAAGTAGATAA
- a CDS encoding RNA polymerase sigma-70 factor, which yields MNNIQNIYEESRYKILFNEFYPALVQFAFSFINNEDAAKDIVQEIFIRIWEKRIKFENELLLRKYLYLSTQNKCFTYLRDRKVQHYHKQQIIDNYQEQEEPNIINSLIKEEVYRQLLSSIEQLPPQCKKICLLTLDGKKPSEIAKELELNVETVKKQKKIALKRLQDKFRILILLFSIT from the coding sequence ATGAACAACATACAAAATATATATGAAGAATCTCGGTATAAAATTCTATTTAATGAATTCTATCCTGCACTTGTTCAATTTGCTTTCTCGTTCATAAATAACGAGGATGCCGCAAAAGATATTGTTCAGGAAATCTTTATCCGGATCTGGGAAAAAAGAATCAAATTTGAAAACGAATTACTATTACGTAAATATTTATACCTTTCCACTCAAAATAAATGTTTCACTTATTTACGGGATCGCAAAGTTCAACATTACCACAAGCAACAAATTATAGATAATTACCAAGAACAAGAAGAACCAAACATCATCAACAGCTTGATAAAAGAAGAAGTATATCGTCAATTACTTTCCTCTATCGAGCAACTACCCCCACAATGTAAAAAAATTTGTTTACTCACGTTAGACGGGAAAAAGCCCTCTGAAATAGCCAAAGAATTAGAGTTAAATGTTGAAACAGTAAAAAAGCAGAAAAAAATAGCATTAAAACGCTTACAAGACAAATTCCGGATATTGATACTTTTATTCTCAATAACTTGA